In a single window of the Raphanus sativus cultivar WK10039 chromosome 9, ASM80110v3, whole genome shotgun sequence genome:
- the LOC108828551 gene encoding heavy metal-associated isoprenylated plant protein 7: MGEEEKKPEAAEEKKMEEKKPEEEKKEGEGKKVEADEKKGEESEKKTQEGEPTKDSKEDAPPAEPEAPAPPPPPQDIILKVYMHCEGCARKVRRCLNGFEGVEDVMTDCKTGKVVVKGEKADPLKVLARVQRKTHRQVVLVSPIPPPSQLPEKKAEEEKPKVEEKKVEPPVVVTVVLKVHMHCEACATEIKKRIMRMKGVESAESDLKGSQVTVKGVFEPQKLVEHIYKRTGKHAAIMKIDPPPPPPPEEAAAAAEAEKKEEGKGDNGGGESKEKEEKKEGDGDKGEGKAAENGGGSGEGEEKVVDVRKIDNPYYYYYYQPPRVAVPPMEMPPHAYPPQLFSDENPNSCSIM; the protein is encoded by the exons atgggAGAG GAGGAGAAGAAACCAGAAGCAGCAGAGGAGAAGAAAATGGAGGAAAAGAAACCAGAAGAGGAGAaaaaagaaggagaaggaaAGAAAGTAGAGGCTGATGAGAAAAAAGGAGAAGAATCTGAGAAGAAAACTCAAGAAGGAGAACCTACTAAAGATTCCAAAGAAGATGCACCTCCGGCGGAGCCTGAGGCTCCAGCACCCCCTCCTCCGCCGCAAGATATTATCCTTAAAGTTTACATGCATTGTGAAGGCTGTGCTAGAAAAGTTCGCCGTTGCCTCAACGGCTTCGAAG GAGTGGAAGATGTGATGACTGATTGTAAAACGGGGAAAGTGGTGGTGAAGGGAGAGAAAGCTGATCCGTTAAAAGTATTAGCCAGAGTTCAAAGAAAGACCCACCGTCAAGTTGTGCTTGTTTCTCCAATTCCTCCGCCGTCTCAGCTCCCGGAGAAGAAAGCCGAGGAGGAGAAACCCAAAgtggaagagaagaaagtggaG CCTCCCGTAGTGGTCACGGTGGTCCTCAAGGTTCACATGCACTGCGAAGCCTGTGCAAcggagatcaagaaacggatcaTGAGAATGAAAG GAGTGGAATCTGCTGAATCCGATTTAAAGGGTTCTCAAGTGACAGTGAAAGGAGTGTTTGAACCGCAAAAGCTCGTTGAACACATTTATAAACGGACTGGAAAACATGCTGCCATTATGAAAATTGACCCACCACCTCCACCGCCACCTGAGGAAGCAGCTGCGGCGGCTGaagcagagaagaaagaagaaggaaaagggGACAATGGCGGAGGAGAGTCcaaagagaaggaagaaaagaaagaagggGATGGTGACAAAGGGGAAGGCAAAGCAGCTGAAAACGGTGGCGGCAGCGGTGAGGGAGAGGAAAAAGTTGTGGATGTGAGGAAGATAGATAATCCTTATTACTACTATTATTACCAACCACCGCGTGTGGCGGTTCCGCCTATGGAAATGCCGCCTCATGCTTACCCGCCTCAACTGTTCAGCGACGAGAATCCAAACTCATGTTCCATAATGTAA
- the LOC108827529 gene encoding glutamate-1-semialdehyde 2,1-aminomutase, chloroplastic, with translation MSATLTGSGTALGFSCSSKISKRVSPLNSNRCSSIKMSVSVDEKKKSFTLQKSEEAFNAAKNLMPGGVNSPVRAFKSVGGQPVLIDSVKGSKMWDIDGNEYIDYVGSWGPAIIGHADDEVLAALAETMKKGTSFGAPCLLENVLAEMVISAVPSIEMVRFVNSGTEACMGVLRLARAFTNKEKFIKFEGCYHGHANAFLVKAGSGVATLGLPDSPGKAATSDTLTAPYNDIEAVAKLFEAHKGEISAVILEPVVGNSGFITPTPEFINGLRQLSRDNGALLIFDEVMTGFRLAYGGAQEYFGITPDLTTLGKIIGGGLPVGAYGGRRDIMEMVAPAGPMYQAGTLSGNPLAMTAGIHTLKRLKQPGTYEYLDKITKELTNGILEAGKKTGHAMCGGYISGMFGFFFTEGPVYNFADAKKSDTEKFGSFFRGMLEEGVYFAPSQFEAGFTSLAHTQEDIQFTIAAAERVLGRI, from the exons ATGTCGGCGACGCTTACAGGATCAGGAACCGCATTGGGCTTCTCATGCTCCTCAAAGATCTCTAAGAGAGTCTCTCCTTTGAATTCTAACCGATGCTCCTCCATCAAAATGTCAGTCTCTGTCGACGAGAAGAAGAAAAGCTTCACTCTTCAAAAATCCGAAGAAGCTTTCAACGCTGCCAAG AATCTGATGCCCGGAGGTGTGAACTCCCCTGTTCGAGCCTTCAAGTCCGTAGGTGGACAACCTGTTCTGATTGATTCAGTTAAAGGCTCAAAGATGTGGGACATCGATGGTAATGAGTACATTGACTATGTCGGATCTTGGGGACCAGCTATCATCGGCCATGCTGATGATGAG GTTCTTGCAGCTCTAGCTGAGACGATGAAGAAAGGAACAAGCTTTGGCGCTCCTTGTCTCTTGGAGAACGTTCTAGCTGAGATGGTTATATCAGCTGTTCCCAGCATTGAGATGGTTCGGTTTGTTAACTCCGGAACCGAAGCTTGTATGGGAGTTCTCCGTCTCGCACGAGCCTTCACCAACAAAGAGAAGTTCATAAAGTTTGAAGGGTGTTACCACGGTCACGCCAACGCCTTCCTCGTTAAAGCTGGTAGTGGTGTAGCCACTTTGGGGCTACCTGACTCGCCTGGTAAAGCAGCTACCTCGGATACTTTGACTGCTCCTTACAATGATATCGAAGCTGTTGCGAAGCTCTTTGAGGCGCATAAAGGAGAGATCTCTGCGGTTATTCTGGAGCCTGTTGTCGGTAACTCGGGGTTCATCACTCCTACGCCTGAGTTCATCAATGGTTTGCGTCAGCTGAGTAGAGACAATGGTGCGCTTCTCATCTTTGATGAAGTCATGACTGGCTTTCGTTTAGCTTATGGTGGAGCTCAAGAGTACTTTGGAATCACTCCTGACTTGACTACTCTTGGGAAAATCATCGGTGGCGGTCTTCCTGTGGGAGCTTATGGTGGAAGACGAGATATTATGGAGATG GTTGCTCCTGCAGGACCAATGTACCAAGCCGGGACACTAAGTGGTAACCCTCTGGCAATGACTGCAGGTATTCATACACTGAAGCGGCTAAAGCAGCCAGGAACATACGAGTATTTAGACAAGATCACAAAGGAGCTAACCAACGGCATCTTAGAAGCCGGGAAGAAAACGGGACATGCAATGTGCGGCGGTTACATAAGTGGTATGTTCGGTTTCTTTTTCACGGAAGGACCGGTGTACAACTTTGCGGATGCCAAGAAGAGTGATACGGAGAAGTTTGGTAGTTTCTTCAGGGGAATGTTGGAAGAAGGTGTTTACTTTGCGCCGTCTCAGTTCGAAGCTGGGTTTACTAGCTTGGCTCACACTCAAGAGGATATACAGTTCACGATTGCTGCGGCGGAGAGGGTTCTTGGTAGGATCTAG
- the LOC108826861 gene encoding recQ-mediated genome instability protein 1, which produces MARRRLRLQHYSDDDEVEEGEDETGASGLGDSAQSVSRAPSIQPESSSASTFNPNPDEPITAPEVETIDVSGDHTPTPPDSSIPVDPSEIEVENYDSPIAEALVRMGIKLKTEWWLSCLSRLEVSVPEFSRLEVAAKAKHCFEQFLFCDMNLCGGGGGVLPRNVASMVLEELAGPFVLQVDEIVNIGCSLKGRYENANAGLKRCLKLSMTDGVQRVFGMEYRPIKDLQVLAPAGLKIVVSSVQVRHGLLMLVPETIQVLGGMVEELEEARKRLVIEVNKPPRGIRTRNRGVASLATRASVAAWSLNENDSGNQVNSSTSGDASHVQANAQGNSVNVTRTHTRPRTMTSPPASVNVEATVSRVEHMQIDTAATHGERTFSGLHSTSSNIHMTASTPRTSCSGTRPLYNNGSENTLDQQTSNVTSFVEEMHIDNGNARDTTSPVYGSGLGAVADDEFSNMVVDLETPSVLSTNPETPFTYLAEMDQKWALTKDTMHFMQGRIKCFLTGVKKFQFKQQSTFELICYVDDGSLICEVLLHNDVVQRKIGHSSMEVTAALSSSAPTKENAMMKEKLKGFQLFLADFEGVMVVEMNKTSQYPVAIEMNQGCSSTDARLLFERIKSSATAPRVVVLSP; this is translated from the exons ATGGCTAGACGACGGCTGAGACTCCAACACTACTCCGACGACGACGAAgtagaagaaggagaagatgaaactgGAGCAAGCGGACTCGGCGATTCCGCTCAGAGCGTTAGTCGTGCGCCTTCTATTCAACCGGAGAGCTCATCAGCCTCCACTTTCAACCCTAATCCCGACGAGCCAATCACCGCACCGGAAGTTGAGACTATCGACGTCTCCGGTGATCACACTCCCACACCGCCGGATTCTAGTATTCCGGTTGATCCGTCGGAGATAGAAGTCGAGAACTACGACTCGCCGATCGCTGAGGCTCTGGTGCGAATGGGGATTAAGCTCAAGACGGAGTGGTGGCTCTCTTGTCTCTCTCGCCTCGAAGTCTCTGTCCCAGAGTTCTCCCGCCTCGAAGTTGCCGCGAAAGCTAAGCATTGTTTCGAGCAGTTTCTGTTCTGCGATATGAACCTATGCGGAGGTGGAGGTGGGGTTCTTCCTCGGAACGTTGCGTCTATGGTTCTTGAGGAACTCGCTGGTCCGTTTGTTCTGCAG GTTGATGAGATTGTGAACATTGGGTGCTCACTCAAAGGGAGATATGAAAACGCTAATGCAGGGCTTAAGAGGTGTTTGAAGCTGTCCATGACAGATGGTGTTCAGCGTGTTTTTGGTATGGAGTACAGACCTATTAAAGATCTGCAAGTCTTGGCTCCTGCTGGTTTAAag ATTGTTGTGTCTAGCGTACAAGTTAGACATGGGCTTTTAATGCTAGTACCTGAGACTATACAAGTTTTAGGAGGGATGGTTGAAGAATTGGAAGAGGCACGGAAGCGTCTTGTTATTGAAGTGAACAAACCTCCAAGAGGAATAAG AACAAGGAACCGAGGTGTTGCTTCATTGGCAACCAGAGCCAGTGTAGCTGCGTGGTCGCTTAATGAAAATGATTCTGGTAATCAAGTAAACAGTTCTACCTCGGGAGATGCTAGTCACGTTCAGGCCAATGCTCAAG GCAATTCAGTGAATGTAACGAGAACTCATACCCGTCCACGGACGATGACTAGTCCTCCTGCTTCCGTCAATGTGGAAGCTACTGTTTCGAGGGTTGAGCATATGCAGATTGATACTGCTGCTACCCACGGGGAAAGAACATTCTCTGGTTTGCACTCGACTTCTAGTAACATTCACATGACAGCATCCACACCTCGTACTAGCTGTAGTGGTACAAGACCTCTTTACAACAACGGCTCCGAAAACACCTTGGATCAACAAACATCTAACGTGACTTCATTCGTCGAAGAAATGCATATCGACAACGGTAATGCGAGAGATACAACGAGTCCTGTATATGGTTCAGGTTTAGGCGCTGTAGCTGATGATGAATTCAGTAACATGGTTGTCGATTTGGAGACCCCCTCTGTGTTGTCTACAAATCCGGAGACGCCTTTCACTTACTTGGCCGAGATGGATCAAAAGTGGGCATTAACGAAAGATACCATGCATTTTATGCAAGGAAGGATTAAG TGCTTTCTAACCGGAGTGAAGAAATTCCAGTTCAAGCAACAGTCTACTTTTGAGCTTATATGTTACGTCGATGATGGTAGTCTCATCTGCGAGGTCTTACTCCATAACGAC GTTGTACAAAGAAAGATAGGTCATTCATCCATGGAGGTCACAGCTGCGCTTTCCTCTTCAGcaccaacaaaagaaaatgcCATGATGAAGGAAAAACTAAAAGGCTTCCAGTTGTTTCTAGCTGACTTTGAG GGAGTGATGGTGGTAGAAATGAACAAGACGTCGCAGTATCCAGTAGCCATTGAGATGAATCAGGGATGTTCATCAACCGATGCTCGGTTACTCTTTGAAAGAATCAAATCTTCTGCAACAGCTCCTCGAGTTGTTGTCTTATCCCCTTGA
- the LOC130500254 gene encoding uncharacterized protein At4g04775-like yields MTSSSTSSSRFPRISTHGVPRRCWCGEGITSFGSSTAENRYRRFYRCEIAKDRKSENHLFKWIDEALLDEIQRVDAKHERVAQGLSNFEEKVMTNVKSEIARLELEMSQKLKEKVNLEIARVEKEMKEKLKIATVGMVVAVAIIGIWTSLYV; encoded by the exons ATGACTAGTTcgtcaacttcttcttctcggTTTCCCCGAATCTCCACTCATGGTGTGCCTAGAAGATGTTGGTGTGGAGAGGGCATAACAAGTTTTGGTTCATCGACGGCGGAGAATCGATATCGACGATTCTACCGATGTGAAATTGCAAAAGAT AGAAAATCTGAGAACCATCTATTTAAATGGATCGATGAAGCTTTGCTTGACGAGATACAAAGGGTAGATGCGAAACATGAGAGAGTTGCTCAAGGGCTTTCAAACTTTGAAGAAAAGGTTATGACAAATGTGAAGTCTGAGATTGCTAGACTTGAACTAGAGATGTCGCAAAAGCTCAAAGAGAAGGTGAATTTGGAGATTGCTAGAGTTGAAAAGGAGATGAAAGAGAAGCTAAAAATTGCGACGGTGGGTATGGTAGTTGCAGTAGCAATTATAGGGATATGGACTTCTCTTTATGTCTGA
- the LOC108827528 gene encoding DEK domain-containing chromatin-associated protein 2: MATTETLDEKTPEVESPAKEELGVGDASKEKEEADSPKIDEAEKKEEAESEDKEDVKDEEEEEEEEGEGSGGKKEEAVTPSSDRPTRERKQVERFSSSGPVRVTPSKSVSIGKGRGTPLKEIPNVAHNLSKRKADDNLMLLHTILYGKKAKAQMVKKNIGQFSGFAWSEKEEEKQRGRVKEKLDKCVKEKLFFFCEVLDIPVNKSSTRKEEVAVKVLEFLESPKALRDVILADREKQAKKRKSTQRKGKSGESSEPPAKRKRQTKKRDQPSEAEEGKDEGDSDSEGTKDDNEEADAAREEEESDHEKAGTEDEGDEEEDEMPSEKKISSKKTEEKSSGTKGKEKQASAKASKKSAEKSSKRVAKPASSPAKKQKVDHEESSKAKSKKQSTKPQAKGSKEKGKAIKKGKAEPTREEMLEVVSKMLQEVDFNTATLSDILKKLSKHFGVDLSHRKSEVKAVITDAISAMTDEEEEDEEENSEAGSDGEKEEEKKAEAESDKEEEEEKDEEEEKAEAESDKEKEEEEKAEAESDKEKEEEDKAEAESEKEKEEEEKPKD, encoded by the exons ATGGCGACGACTGAAACCCTAGATGAGAAGACACCGGAAGTCGAATCTCCGGCGAAGGAGGAATTAGGTGTTGGTGATGCTTcgaaggagaaagaagaagcggATTCCCCAAAAATTGACGAGGcggagaagaaggaagaggctGAATCGGAAGATAAAGAGGATGTAaaagacgaggaggaggaggaggaagaagaaggagaaggaagtGGAGGTAAGAAGGAGGAGGCGGTGACTCCGAGTAGCGATAGGCCAACGAGGGAGAGAAAGCAAGTCGAGCGTTTCTCCTCGTCTGGTCCTGTTCGAGTTACACCGAGCAAGTCCGTTTCAATTGGAAAg GGCCGTGGAACACCGCTCAAGGAAATTCCAAATG TTGCTCATAACCTATCTAAGAGAAAAGCTGACGACAACCTGATGCTGCTACACACCATTCTGTATGGGAAGAAAGCAAAG GCACAGATGGTTAAGAAAAACATTGGTCAGTTTTCTGGCTTCGCATGGTCAGAGAAAGAG GAGGAGAAGCAAAGAGGACGAGTAAAAGAGAAGCTTGACAAATGcgtaaaagaaaaactattctTCTTCTGTGAAGTACTTGATATACCTGTTAACAAAAGCAGTACAAGAAAA GAAGAAGTAGCTGTCAAAGTGCTTGAATTTTTGGAATCTCCCAAGGCATTAAGAGATGTTATACTTGCTGATCGTGAAAAG caaGCCAAAAAGCGCAAGAGCACACAAAGAAAGGGGAAATCTGGAGAATCTTCAGAGCCTCCAGCCAAG AGGAAAAGGCAAACAAAAAAGCGAGATCAGCCATCTGAGGCAGAAGAAGGCAAAGATGAGGGGGATTCTGATTCTGAAGGTACTAAGGATGATAATGAAGAAGCTGATGCAGcacgagaagaagaagaaagtgaccATGAAAAGGCTGGAACTGAAGATGAgggagacgaagaagaagatgaaatgcCATCTGAAAAGAAAATTTCATCGAAAAAGACTGAAGAGAAGAGCTCAGGGACCAAAGGTAAGGAGAAACAAGCTTCTGCAAAAGCTTCTAAAAAATCGGCTGAAAAGTCCTCCAAAAGAGTTGCCAAGCCAGCTTCATCCCCAGCCAAGAAGCAGAAAGTTGACCACGAAGAGTCTTCTAAAGCGAAGAGCAAGAAACAGTCAACTAAGCCACAAGCTAAGGGATCTAAAGAGAAAG GAAAAGCCATTAAGAAAGGCAAAGCAGAGCCCACCAGAGAAGAGATGCTTGAAGTGGTGTCCAAAATGCTGCAGGAAGTAGACTTCAATACG GCGACATTATCAGATATTCTGAAGAAGCTAA GCAAGCATTTCGGTGTTGATCTCTCGCATAGAAAATCAGAGGTGAAGGCTGTTATCACAGATGCTATAAGTGCAAtgactgatgaagaagaagaagacgaagaggaGAACTCTGAGGCTGGGAGTGACggagagaaggaagaagagaaaaaagcTGAGGCTGAAAGTGataaagaggaggaagaggagaaagaCGAGGAAGAGGAAAAAGCTGAGGCTGAAAGTGacaaagagaaggaagaagaggagaaagccGAGGCTGAAAGTGataaagagaaggaagaagaggacAAAGCCGAGGCTGAAAGTgagaaagagaaggaagaagaggaaaagcCAAAGGATTAA
- the LOC130499513 gene encoding uncharacterized protein LOC130499513 produces MHIYGSCGMWKFDPQKGWGFDVDMKKRGRVLVLELTSSFEDLRVMVFKDFGIDENDVELELSYLPMELIGTIDCPPVIIENDSQVKNFLTYVRGKPSTRLCVSTSLMHGNNDSIGVDKEESNSPFREVGEASSVSARDESGSSSDCNANGSEEDDHLAIRGKEDDRGKSVRFSLIDVVKKGETFQNKSMLKAALEMSATKHNFDYKVVKSDRKLWYIRCIDNHCNWSVRAEGLSGSTYFIIKKYVADHTCAASSMNNGGRIPSAKTIGSIIMHRYDGVKEGPKTNDIIQIMRMDHGCEISKSLAWDAREFAIHVVRGIPEQSFGKIPKYLYMLREANPGTQTFYETDVDGKFRFLFLSFGQSIRGFHTSMRKVLVVDGTFLKSKYKGVLLVATALDGNSNLYPIAFAVVDSENDRSWDWFLRHLKLVVADERSLAFVSDRNGSLCKAIQNVYPLSQHGICIHHLLNNVVTHYRGKGLVGLIAKASKAYRVVDYEKLFHAVCNISPAIGKYLTDAEVGKWARCQFPGYRYDMRTTNPAESINSALRTPREYPVIPLLDSIREMLTRWFFERRTLSRKHTKPLTIAIEKKIDRRIRKGRTFLVQPVNEHRFLVLGDTIDCLVDLDRRTCSCGKYDLIKLPCRHAIKAGLTVGRTPSSLTDDMYTTSTWRTAYQETINPIGVPEDSWVVPDDVQNAAVLPPESRRGAGRRRKRRYETVEDKLRSSQATQGKKKRKCSRCGEENHNRATCDRAI; encoded by the coding sequence ATGCATATTTATGGTTCTTGTGGGATGTGGAAGTTTGATCCCCAAAAAGGGTGGGGATTTGATGTTGATATGAAAAAACGAGGCAGAGTACTAGTTTTGGAATTGACAAGTTCCTTTGAAGATCTAAGGGTTATGGTTTTCAAGGATTTTGGAATTGACGAAAACGATGTCGAGCTTGAGTTAAGCTACCTACCTATGGAGTTAATCGGCACCATCGACTGTCCCCCAGTTATCATTGAGAATGATAGCCAAGTCAAAAATTTTCTTACATATGTACGTGGAAAACCTTCGACAAGGTTGTGTGTGTCTACTTCGCTTATGCATGGGAACAACGACAGCATTGGCGTTGATAAGGAGGAATCTAACTCGCCATTCAGAGAGGTCGGTGAAGCTTCCTCGGTTTCAGCTAGAGATGAGAGTGGTAGTTCATCTGATTGTAACGCGAACGGctcagaagaagatgatcatCTCGCCATACGTGGAAAAGAAGATGATAGGGGGAAAAGTGTTCGATTTTCTTTGATCGATGTTGTGAAGAAGGGTGAAACGTTTCAAAACAAGTCGATGTTGAAAGCAGCGTTGGAAATGTCAGCTACGAAGCATAACTTCGATTACAAAGTTGTTAAATCGGACAGAAAACTTTGGTACATTCGATGCATTGACAACCATTGCAACTGGAGTGTTCGTGCTGAAGGGTTATCAGGCTCCACATATTTCATCATCAAAAAATATGTGGCGGATCATACATGTGCTGCGTCGAGTATGAATAATGGTGGTCGGATACCTTCTGCAAAAACTATTGGCAGTATAATAATGCATAGATATGATGGTGTGAAAGAAGGTCCGAAGACTAATGATATCATACAGATTATGAGAATGGATCATGGATGCGAGATATCTAAGTCGTTAGCATGGGATGCTCGTGAATTTGCAATTCATGTGGTTCGAGGTATTCCGGAGCAGAGTTTTGGAAAAATTCCGAAATATTTGTACATGCTGAGGGAAGCTAATCCAGGAACACAGACGTTTTATGAAACTGATGTTGATGGTAAATTCCGATTTCTATTCCTTTCGTTTGGGCAATCAATACGAGGTTTTCACACATCCATGCGGAAAGTTCTTGTTGTTGATGGGACATTTTTGAAGAGCAAGTACAAAGGAGTATTACTTGTTGCTACAGCTTTAGATGGAAACTCTAACTTGTATCCTATTGCATTTGCGGTTGTTGACTCAGAAAATGATCGATCATGGGATTGGTTTCTGAGACATCTAAAGCTTGTTGTTGCGGACGAGCGTTCTCTAGCTTTTGTGTCAGACAGAAATGGCTCACTTTGCAAAGCAATTCAGAATGTGTATCCTCTTTCTCAACATGGAATTTGCATTCACCATTTGTTGAATAATGTGGTCACACATTACAGAGGCAAGGGACTGGTCGGATTGATTGCAAAAGCTTCCAAAGCTTATAGAGTCGTTGATTACGAGAAGCTATTCCATGCCGTGTGCAATATAAGTCCAgctattggaaaatatttaacaGATGCAGAAGTTGGAAAGTGGGCTCGCTGTCAGTTTCCAGGATACAGGTACGACATGAGGACGACAAATCCAGCTGAATCAATAAACTCTGCTTTGCGCACACCAAGAGAGTATCCAGTGATTCCTTTGTTGGATAGCATCAGAGAAATGCTGACCCGTTGGTTCTTCGAACGTCGGACTTTAAGCAGGAAGCACACTAAACCATTAACTATTGCTATCGAAAAAAAGATAGATAGGCGGATTAGAAAGGGTAGAACGTTTCTTGTCCAGCCGGTTAACGAGCATCGTTTTTTGGTTCTTGGAGATACAATTGACTGCCTGGTTGATTTGGACAGAAGAACTTGCTCGTGTGGGAAATACGACCTGATAAAACTTCCATGTCGACACGCTATCAAGGCTGGTTTAACGGTTGGCCGAACCCCATCCTCACTGACGGATGACATGTACACTACTTCCACATGGAGAACAGCTTATCAAGAGACTATCAATCCAATAGGTGTTCCTGAGGATAGTTGGGTTGTTCCAGATGATGTTCAAAATGCTGCTGTGCTACCTCCTgaatcaagaagaggagcaggaaggagaagaaaacgCAGATACGAGACCGTTGAAGACAAACTCCGTTCATCGCAAGCAACACAAGGAAAAAAGAAGCGCAAATGCAGTCGATGTGGCGAAGAGAATCATAACAGGGCTACATGTGACAGAGCTATTTAG